In Nicotiana tabacum cultivar K326 chromosome 11, ASM71507v2, whole genome shotgun sequence, a single window of DNA contains:
- the LOC107783247 gene encoding isoleucine N-monooxygenase 2-like, with protein MIINFKFPHIFYFFQMVSAFFSYITTLWQIFFSIILKITSKLLSITRNKPLLPPGPKPWPIVGCIPQMVLNKKPAFEWIHKLMEEMDTEIACIRLGNVHVIPVTSPELACLFLKNQDSIFSSRPICMSANLVSNGYLTSLFLPMGDQWMKMRRILSSHVLSATSFQWLRRKRDEEADHILRFVYEQCINKRLVINLRKVTRYYCANVINNMVFSKRLLGKSIIENGGPLVELQEDQEKQIDAYLTLLEYFHSFSISDYLPWLSGFDLDGHKAIIKKAFAIATKHIDLEIDQRIHIWKNGKKTVEEDILDVLIMLRDTNGNPMLNAKEIKAQVLEFMLATLDNPSYAVESTIKEMLNQPKIMQRAIEEIDNVMGSNRLVQESDLPRLNYVKACIKESFRLHPLTAFNVPHVSVSDSVVGEYFIPKGSVVLLSRLGLGRNPRVWDDPMKFKPERHISEEGGDVVFTDSELRLLSFSIGRRGCPGVNLGSTITTMLLARLLQGFTWSLPLNSPGNDLADDYPECALLCIMPFFAKAKLRLSKDMYP; from the exons ATgatcataaattttaaatttccacacattttttatttttttcaaatggtTTCTGCTTTCTTTAGCTATATTACTACTCTATGGCAAATTTTCTTTTCCATAATCCTTAAGATAACAAGCAAATTATTGAGTATTACAAGAAATAAGCCATTATTGCCTCCAGGTCCAAAACCATGGCCAATAGTTGGTTGCATTCCTCAAATGGTACTAAACAAGAAGCCAGCATTTGAGTGGATACACAAACTAATGGAGGAAATGGATACTGAAATTGCTTGCATTCGTCTTGGTAATGTTCATGTCATTCCTGTCACTTCTCCTGAGCTTGCTTGCCTATTTTTAAAGAATCAAGACTCGATTTTCTCATCGAGGCCTATTTGCATGTCCGCGAACCTCGTTAGCAATGGCTACTTGACTTCGCTTTTTCTCCCTATGGGTGATCAATGGATGAAAATGAGAAGAATCCTTTCTTCCCATGTCCTCTCAGCTACATCTTTTCAATGGCTTCGTCGTAAGAGAGATGAAGAAGCTGACCATATTCTTCGATTCGTTTATGAACAGTGCATTAACAAACGTCTTGTTATTAACTTGAGGAAAGTGACAAGATACTATTGTGCAAATGTTATTAACAATATGGTTTTCAGCAAGAGATTACTTGGAAAAAGTATAATAGAAAATGGAGGACCATTAGTAGAATTGCAAGAAGATCAGGAGAAGCAAATTGATGCATATTTAACACttcttgaatattttcattcttttAGTATCTCAGATTACTTACCATGGTTAAGTGGATTTGATTTAGATGGTCACAAGGCAATTATTAAGAAAGCCTTTGCCATAGCAACAAAACACATTGATCTTGAAATTGACCAGAGGATTCATATTTGGAAGAATGGCAAAAAAACCGTGGAAGAAGACATCCTTGATGTCCTTATCATGCTCAGAGATACTAATGGGAATCCTATGTTGAATGCTAAAGAGATTAAAGCACAAGTCCTT GAATTCATGCTTGCAACGTTAGATAATCCCTCATATGCAGTCGAATCGACAATCAAAGAAATGTTGAACCAACCAAAGATAATGCAAAGGGCCATAGAAGAGATTGACAATGTCATGGGGAGCAATAGATTGGTTCAAGAATCCGACTTGCCACGGTTAAATTATGTCAAAGCTTGTATTAAAGAGTCCTTTCGACTACATCCCTTGACGGCTTTTAACGTTCCTCATGTGTCTGTATCGGATTCTGTTGTTGGTGAATACTTCATCCCAAAAGGGAGTGTAGTGTTATTAAGTCGTCTTGGACTTGGCCGAAACCCTAGAGTTTGGGATGATCCCATGAAGTTCAAGCCAGAGCGCCATATCAGCGAGGAAGGTGGTGATGTAGTTTTCACTGATTCAGAGTTACGTTTGTTATCATTTAGTATTGGACGACGAGGTTGTCCAGGTGTAAACCTTGGCTCAACAATTACCACTATGTTACTTGCTAGGCTTCTTCAAGGGTTTACTTGGAGTTTACCATTGAACTCTCCAGGCAATGACTTGGCTGATGATTACCCGGAATGTGCTCTCCTTTGTATCATGCCATTTTTTGCTAAGGCAAAACTGCGATTGTCTAAAGACATGTACCCTTAA